The following coding sequences lie in one Arachis ipaensis cultivar K30076 chromosome B05, Araip1.1, whole genome shotgun sequence genomic window:
- the LOC107642687 gene encoding uncharacterized protein LOC107642687 — MSWFARTIANSLRLDDEDEQQHHNPPNANEPHPPNTKPDSDSTIPDPRSPSSPSPASTPRGVKEDLSELTKSISRQLWGVASFLAPPPPPADHALAAHPAGNLDSDAPPREQEEEEEDLIAGIRSDFAEISGRFRSGISKLSENKAVSELTKMASNFLQIRPEEDDYDLEGVVGITEDVVLFARDVAMHPETWLDFPLPHAADSDDFDLSDVQQEHALAVESLAPSLASLRMELCPAYMSDACFWVIYFVLLHPRLNKSDADLLSTPRIVEARAMLAHTLEKRSTEKEERDLSAKGDFPTKEGDQDLLVPTSVPLESVPLQVKAAVVEAAPSVDISDFEMEKHPVTQTTDVSMIKEAPVNLTAEQSSSISANRFLDEAYDEDDADDWLKEDSSEMVGGSGTSGPAGNEEDVSFSDLEEEDVASSYKKTGSGSDSSTKDSRDWVQLSRQAGSEHSSARNSETKDSSDWLNVDDIDVI, encoded by the exons TCCTGGTTCGCAAGGACTATTGCTAACTCACTCAGACTCGACGACGAAGACGAACAACAACACCATAACCCTCCTAACGCCAATGAGCCCcatcctcccaacaccaaacccGATTCAGATTCGACTATACCCGATCCACGCTCACCCTCATCCCCGTCCCCCGCATCCACCCCTCGCGGCGTCAAAGAGGACCTCTCCGAGCTCACCAAATCCATTTCCCGCCAGTTATGGGGCGTCGCCTCCTTCCTCGCTCCCCCTCCCCCTCCCGCCGACCACGCTCTCGCCGCCCATCCTGCAGGCAACCTCGATTCGGATGCACCGCCGAgagagcaagaagaagaagaagaagacctcATTGCTGGAATCCGAAGCGATTTTGCGGAGATCAGCGGGAGGTTCAGGAGTGGGATCTCCAAGCTTTCCGAGAACAAGGCGGTATCGGAGTTGACGAAGATGGCGTCGAATTTCCTTCAGATTCGACCCGAAGAAGATGATTACGATCTCGAAGGTGTGGTTGGAATAACCGAGGACGTTGTGCTCTTTGCCAGAGACGTTGCGATGCATCCCGAGACTTGGTTGGATTTCCCTCTACCTCACGCTGCCGATTCCGATG ATTTTGATTTGTCTGATGTGCAACAAGAACACGCTCTAGCTGTTGAAAGTCTAGCTCCAAGCTTAGCTTCTCTTAGAATGGAACTTTGTCCGGCATATATGAGCGATGCTTGCTTTTGGGTGATTTATTTTGTACTCTTGCACCCTAGACTCAACAAAAGTGATGCCGATCTTCTATCAACCCCACGG ATAGTGGAAGCTAGAGCAATGTTAGCCCATACATTAGAGAAAAGAAGCACAGAAAAGGAAGAACGTGATTTATCTGCAAAAGGTGATTTTCCTACAAAAGAGGGAGACCAAGATCTCCTTGTGCCAACCAGTGTCCCACTAGAATCAGTTCCTCTTCAAGTTAAAGCTGCTGTGGTTGAAGCAGCCCCATCTGTGGATATATCTGATTTTGAGATGGAGAAACATCCTGTAACTCAGACTACTGATGTGTCTATGATTAAAGAAGCACCGGTAAATCTGACTGCAGAACAATCATCATCTATTTCAGCAAATAGATTTTTGGATGAAGCATATGATGAGGATGATGCTGATGACTGGTTGAAAGAGGATAGTTCTGAAATGGTTGGTGGAAGTGGAACTTCTGGGCCTGCTGGTAATGAAGAGGACGTGTCATTCAGTGATCTTGAGGAGGAGGATGTTGCTTCAAGTTATAAAAAGACTGGATCAGGGTCTGACTCTTCAACAAAAGACTCTCGAGATTGGGTGCAGTTAAGCAGACAGGCTGGTTCTGAGCATTCAAGTGCTCGAAATTCCGAAACCAAGGATTCTAGTGATTGGCTGAATGTTGATGACATTGACGTAATATGA